Proteins encoded within one genomic window of Oncorhynchus mykiss isolate Arlee chromosome 27, USDA_OmykA_1.1, whole genome shotgun sequence:
- the LOC110507160 gene encoding alpha-2-macroglobulin-P isoform X1: MALRLLCLVLITSVILQTVTSSTFKSIYLVTVSSEVVGGTTEKLCAQVHQVTEPLSLKVSMEMEGGSSTILLEAAVTKDFYRCTSFQVPTVKTDSVATVHVSIKGRKDEMSKKTKILIKPKRFLTIFQTDKPVYKPGQTVKFRIVSLDASFLSFNQMYETVELQDPNSNRIAQWLNQSTVSGILDLSHPMSAEAKQGSYIITAWNEKGEQTSQNFDIKEYVLPKYEVKVHLPQIITILDNQATLRVCGKYTYGKPVLGSVTMKVCRNAIRHHWLYGSRNICELYIMKTDKTGCATQIIDVTRFALNYSSFDDFEVDTEIEEYGTGVILKGSGKASFTNVIVTVCFEDVPQAYKPGFAYEGKIKVTGPVSTPIPNEPVYLFLRNSGTSENWTLTTDSKGIASFSLDTSLWSSESVSLSARYQKVREDYPYMHSVRRPGYKSAYHFARKFYSKSNSFVKIMQGEGKFSCEKDGIVLARYIIQGEELMKGQKTLNFFYLVISRGSIQQHGCLPVTVNEGRVNQGELTLSLQQMSELTPLAQVVVYTMLPDGEAVADSRDFPIQLCLKNKVSLKFSSLQELPGEKTFLSLQAHPGSLCSLRAIDQSVLLLQPEQELSLDSVFSQLPVQKLSGYSYKVEDFDPYPCLPEVEIEMPPPPVPQQAEDLEATPVPDRKKRSFWFGPRDDSDDKNNVYSIFKEVGIKILTNSDVKKPFDCNLLTARFLVGSNGILDDEMNDPLLVANMMPETSASAGPKETVRTYFPETWIWDLVPVGDTGKVDVEKTVPDTITKWAAGAFCTSSVGFGLAPNTGLTAFQPFFVSLTLPYSVIRGEVFTLKATVFNYLSTCIMVKVIIAESDQFTARPCEGCQYTLCLCAEERRTFKWILTPTALGEVSVKVSAEALKTEERCGNEVASVPEKGCIDTIVQTLLVEAEGTQQTVSHNALLCPAEGPVEKDISLKLPEVFVEGSAKASLSVLGDLMGRAMKNLDSLLQMPYGCGEQNMVLFAPNIYILNYLQSTRQLTKEIQTRATGFLERGYHRELNYKHDDGSYSAFGKSDESGNTWLTSFVLKSFGGAKPYIFVDPAHIAQAKAWLASHQQNDGCITSVGKLFHNGMKGGVGDQVSLTAYITAALLELDGNTTDPMVEKSLVCLKAAVSDQLDNTYTTALMSYTFALAQNQDMRAKLITHLDKIADTSGGNRHWERAEASGRKTDSLEVEMTSYVLLALLSGPSMPGFGLDYSTAIVRWLAQQQNPYGGFASTQDTVVALQALAKYGAATFSPEGASTVSVSSAGGLNMELTVNQNNRLLYQEEQLKEVPGDYNIKAQGKSCVFVQIAMHYNIPPPPDFSAFNISAETLGKCNGTKKSMIVSVDVRYNGRREETNMVIINVKLLSGFILDKSSLRPLKNDPTVKRVDLEQGHVIIYLDGLIQKETKTYSLAIKEVVPVRNLKPAVVKVYDYYQTSDEAVSEYSSPCAE; the protein is encoded by the exons ATGGCTCTCCGCTTACTTTGCCTTGTATTGATAACCTCAGTGATTTTACAAACTGTTACATCGAGCACCTTCAAATC GATTTACCTGGTGACGGTCAGCTCGGAAGTGGTAGGAGGGACCACAGAGAAACTTTGTGCTCAGGTCCATCAAGTCACAGAGCCTCTGTCATTGAAGGTGTCAATGGAGATGGAGGGTGGCAGCAGCACCATTTTACTGGAGGCAGCCGTAACAAAGGATTTCTATCGCTGCACCTCCTTCCAG GTACCTACAGTGAAGACTGACAGTGTGGCCACTGTACATGTTAGCATCAAGGGGAGGAAGGATGAGATGAGTAAAAAGACCAAGATCTTGATCAAGCCCAAAAGATTCCTCACCATTTTCCAGACAGACAAACCAGTCTACaaacctggacagacag TCAAGTTCCGAATCGTCTCGCTGGATGCTAGTTTCTTGTCATTCAATCAGATG TATGAAACAGTGGAACTTCAG GACCCCAACTCCAACCGCATTGCTCAGTGGTTGAACCAGTCAACAGTGAGTGGAATTCTGGACCTGTCCCACCCCATGTCCGCAGAGGCAAAGCAAGGAAGTTACATCATCACTGCATGGAATGAGAAGGGAGAACAAACCTCCCAAAACTTTGACATCAAAGAATATG TGTTGCCCAAATATGAGGTGAAAGTCCATCTTCCCCAAATAATAACTATTCTGGACAATCAAGCAACACTGAGAGTTTGTGGGAA ATACACTTATGGAAAACCAGTGCTGGGGTCTGTCACGATGAAAGTTTGTAGAAATGCCATTCGACATCACTGGTTATATGGTTCTAGAAATATCTGCGAGTTGTATATTATGAAA ACCGACAAAACTGGTTGTGCAACCCAAATTATTGACGTGACCCGATTTGCTCTAAATTATTCAAGTTTTGATGACTTTGAAGTGGATACTGAGATTGAGGAATATGGAACGG GGGTCATCCTTAAAGGTAGTGGCAAGGCAAGCTTTACCAATGTCATTGTAACTGTTTGTTTTGAGGACGTGCCCCAAGCATATAAACCAGGGTTTGCATATGAGGGGAAG ATCAAAGTGACCGGTCCAGTCTCTACTCCCATTCCCAATGAGCCTGTGTATCTCTTCCTACGAAACAGTGGCACATCTGAGAACTGGACTCTCACCACAGACAGCAAGGGCATTGCTTCTTTCTCTCTAGACACTTCTCTGTGGAGTTCTGAGTCTGTGTCTCTGTCG GCTCGTTATCAAAAGGTTAGGGAGGATTATCCGTACATGCACAGTGTGCGTAGACCAGGATATAAATCCGCTTACCATTTCGCAAGGAAATTTTATTCCAAGAGCAACAGCTTTGTGAAGATAATGCAGGGCGAAGGGAAGTTCTCCTGTGAGAAGGACGGTATTGTTCTTGCTCGCTACATCATCCAGGGGGAGGAGCTGATGAAGGGACAGAAGACCCTGAACTTTTTCTATCTG GTTATATCTAGAGGCAGCATTCAGCAGCATGGCTGTCTTCCTGTGACTGTTAATGAAGGAAGAG TAAACCAAGGGGAGCTGACGCTCTCGCTGCAGCAAATGTCTGAGCTGACCCCTTTAGCCCAGGTAGTGGTGTATACCATGCTGCCTGATGGGGAGGCAGTAGCAGACAGTCGAGACTTCCCCATTCAACTCTGCCTGAAAAACAAG GTGTCCCTGAAGTTCTCGTCCCTCCAGGAGTTGCCAGGGGAGAAGACCTTTCTGAGCCTCCAGGCCCACCCAGGGTCTCTTTGTTCTCTCAGGGCCATCGACCAGAGTGTGCTGCTGCTGCAGCCTGAACAGGAGCTCAGCTTAGACTCT GTGTTCAGTCAGCTGCCCGTTCAGAAGTTGTCTGGCTATTCATACAAAGTGGAAGACTTTGACCCCTACCCATGCCTACCTGAAGTGGAGATAGAGATGCCCCCTCCACCTGTACCTCAACAGGCCGAGGATTTGGAAGCAACACCCGTACCTGATAGGAAAAAACGCTCATTCTGGTTTGGCCCCAGAGACGACAGCGACGACAAAAACAACGTTTACAGCATCTTTAAA GAAGTTGGAATCAAGATCCTGACCAACTCTGACGTGAAAAAACCTTTTGACTGTAACCTTTTGACTGCAAGATTTCTTGTGGGATCCAACGGTATTTTAGATG ATGAAATGAATGATCCATTGCTAGTTGCTAACATGATGCCAGAGACTTCAGCCTCTGCCGGGCCTAAGGAGACCGTCCGCACATACTTCCCTGAGACCTGGATCTGGGACCTGGTGCCTGTGGG AGATACAGGAAAGGTGGATGTTGAGAAGACTGTCCCTGACACCATCACCAAGTGGGCTGCAGGGGCGTTCTGTACTTCCTCAGTGGGTTTTGGCCTGGCTCCCAACACTGGCCTCACTGCCTTCCAACCCTTCTTTGTGAGCTTGACGCTGCCCTACTCCGTCATCCGGGGGGAGGTGTTCACACTCAAGGCCACAGTGTTCAACTACCTCTCCACGTGTATCATG GTGAAGGTGATTATAGCTGAGTCGGACCAGTTCACAGCCAGGCCATGTGAAGGCTGCCAGTACaccctgtgtctgtgtgctgaAGAGAGGAGAACCTTCAAGTGGATCCTCACCCCAACTGCTCTGG GGGAGGTGAGTGTGAAAGTGAGCGCCGAGGCATTGAAGACTGAGGAGCGCTGCGGCAACGAAGTGGCCTCGGTGCCAGAGAAAGGATGCATTGACACCATTGTTCAAACACTGCTGGTAGAG GCCGAGGGAACCCAGCAGACGGTTAGCCACAACGCCCTGCTCTGCCCTGCAG AGGGCCCAGTGGAGAAGGACATCTCTCTGAAGTTGCCTGAGGTGTTTGTGGAGGGCTCTGCCAAGGCCTCTCTCTCAGTACTAG GTGACCTGATGGGCCGGGCCATGAAGAACCTGGACAGCCTGTTGCAGATGCCCTATGGCTGTGGAGAGCAGAACATGGTGCTGTTTGCTCCCAACATCTACATCCTCAACTACCTGCAGAGCACCAGGCAGCTCACCAAGGAGATCCAGACCAGGGCCACAGGCTTCttagagaggg GCTACCATAGAGAGCTCAACTACAAGCATGATGATGGCTCCTACAGTGCCTTTGGGAAGAGTGATGAGTCTGGAAACACCTG GCTCACCTCCTTTGTGCTGAAGTCCTTTGGCGGGGCCAAGCCCTACATCTTTGTGGACCCGGCCCACATTGCCCAGGCCAAGGCCTGGTTGGCCAGTCACCAGCAGAATGATGGCTGCATCACATCAGTAGGGAAACTCTTCCATAACGGCATGAAG GGAGGGGTCGGGGATCAGGTGTCGCTCACTGCCTACATTACCGCTGCACTGCTGGAGCTGGATGGCAACACTACT GACCCCATGGTGGAGAAGAGTCTGGTGTGTCTGAAGGCAGCAGTGTCTGACCAGCTGGACAACACCTACACCACAGCCCTGATGTCCTACACATTCGCCCTGGCACAAAACCAGGATATGAGGGCCAAGCTCatcacccacctggacaagattGCTGATACCTCAG GTGGCAATCGTCACTGGGAGAGAGCAGAGGCTTCTGGGCGGAAGACAGACTCTCTGGAGGTGGAAATGACATCCTACGTGCTGCTGGCGCTGCTCTCAGGCCCCTCCATGCCAGGCTTTGGGCTGGACTACTCCACCGCCATCGTCCGCTGGCTGGCCCAGCAGCAGAACCCCTACGGAGGTTTTGCTTCCACACAG GACACAGTGGTAGCACTGCAGGCTCTGGCCAAGTACGGTGCTGCCACCTTCAGTCCAGAGGGCGCCAGTACAGTCAGTGTGAGCTCAGCCGGAGGCCTGAATATGGAGTTGACTGTGAATCAGAACAACAGGCTTCTCTATCAGGAGGAGCAGCTGAAGGAGGTCCCTGGGGACTACAACATCAAGGCACAGGGCAAaagctgtgtgtttgtgcag ATCGCCATGCACTACAATATTCCCCCTCCTCCTGATTTCTCTGCTTTTAACATCTCAGCAGAGACGCTGGGGAAATGCAACGGCACCAAGAAATCAATGATTGTGTCTGTGGATGTAAG GTACAACGGTCGGCGAGAGGAGACCAACATGGTGATCATCAATGTCAAGCTTCTCTCCGGCTTCATCCTGGACAAGTCCTCCCTCAGGCCT TTGAAAAATGACCCCACTGTCAAACGAGTTGACCTGGAGCAAGGACATGTCATCATCTACCTAGATGGG CTTATTCAGAAGGAAACTAAGACGTACAGCCTGGCCATAAAGGAGGTTGTGCCTGTGAGGAATCTGAAACCAGCTGTGGTGAAAGTGTATGACTACTACCAGACAA GTGATGAAGCTGTGAGTGAATACAGCTCCCCATGTGCAGA GTGA
- the LOC110507160 gene encoding alpha-2-macroglobulin isoform X3, with amino-acid sequence MALRLLCLVLITSVILQTVTSSTFKSIYLVTVSSEVVGGTTEKLCAQVHQVTEPLSLKVSMEMEGGSSTILLEAAVTKDFYRCTSFQVPTVKTDSVATVHVSIKGRKDEMSKKTKILIKPKRFLTIFQTDKPVYKPGQTVKFRIVSLDASFLSFNQMYETVELQDPNSNRIAQWLNQSTVSGILDLSHPMSAEAKQGSYIITAWNEKGEQTSQNFDIKEYVLPKYEVKVHLPQIITILDNQATLRVCGKYTYGKPVLGSVTMKVCRNAIRHHWLYGSRNICELYIMKTDKTGCATQIIDVTRFALNYSSFDDFEVDTEIEEYGTGVILKGSGKASFTNVIVTVCFEDVPQAYKPGFAYEGKIKVTGPVSTPIPNEPVYLFLRNSGTSENWTLTTDSKGIASFSLDTSLWSSESVSLSARYQKVREDYPYMHSVRRPGYKSAYHFARKFYSKSNSFVKIMQGEGKFSCEKDGIVLARYIIQGEELMKGQKTLNFFYLVISRGSIQQHGCLPVTVNEGRVNQGELTLSLQQMSELTPLAQVVVYTMLPDGEAVADSRDFPIQLCLKNKVSLKFSSLQELPGEKTFLSLQAHPGSLCSLRAIDQSVLLLQPEQELSLDSVFSQLPVQKLSGYSYKVEDFDPYPCLPEVEIEMPPPPVPQQAEDLEATPVPDRKKRSFWFGPRDDSDDKNNVYSIFKEVGIKILTNSDVKKPFDCNLLTARFLVGSNDEMNDPLLVANMMPETSASAGPKETVRTYFPETWIWDLVPVGDTGKVDVEKTVPDTITKWAAGAFCTSSVGFGLAPNTGLTAFQPFFVSLTLPYSVIRGEVFTLKATVFNYLSTCIMVKVIIAESDQFTARPCEGCQYTLCLCAEERRTFKWILTPTALGEVSVKVSAEALKTEERCGNEVASVPEKGCIDTIVQTLLVEAEGTQQTVSHNALLCPAEGPVEKDISLKLPEVFVEGSAKASLSVLGDLMGRAMKNLDSLLQMPYGCGEQNMVLFAPNIYILNYLQSTRQLTKEIQTRATGFLERGYHRELNYKHDDGSYSAFGKSDESGNTWLTSFVLKSFGGAKPYIFVDPAHIAQAKAWLASHQQNDGCITSVGKLFHNGMKGGVGDQVSLTAYITAALLELDGNTTDPMVEKSLVCLKAAVSDQLDNTYTTALMSYTFALAQNQDMRAKLITHLDKIADTSGGNRHWERAEASGRKTDSLEVEMTSYVLLALLSGPSMPGFGLDYSTAIVRWLAQQQNPYGGFASTQDTVVALQALAKYGAATFSPEGASTVSVSSAGGLNMELTVNQNNRLLYQEEQLKEVPGDYNIKAQGKSCVFVQIAMHYNIPPPPDFSAFNISAETLGKCNGTKKSMIVSVDVRYNGRREETNMVIINVKLLSGFILDKSSLRPLKNDPTVKRVDLEQGHVIIYLDGLIQKETKTYSLAIKEVVPVRNLKPAVVKVYDYYQTSDEAVSEYSSPCAE; translated from the exons ATGGCTCTCCGCTTACTTTGCCTTGTATTGATAACCTCAGTGATTTTACAAACTGTTACATCGAGCACCTTCAAATC GATTTACCTGGTGACGGTCAGCTCGGAAGTGGTAGGAGGGACCACAGAGAAACTTTGTGCTCAGGTCCATCAAGTCACAGAGCCTCTGTCATTGAAGGTGTCAATGGAGATGGAGGGTGGCAGCAGCACCATTTTACTGGAGGCAGCCGTAACAAAGGATTTCTATCGCTGCACCTCCTTCCAG GTACCTACAGTGAAGACTGACAGTGTGGCCACTGTACATGTTAGCATCAAGGGGAGGAAGGATGAGATGAGTAAAAAGACCAAGATCTTGATCAAGCCCAAAAGATTCCTCACCATTTTCCAGACAGACAAACCAGTCTACaaacctggacagacag TCAAGTTCCGAATCGTCTCGCTGGATGCTAGTTTCTTGTCATTCAATCAGATG TATGAAACAGTGGAACTTCAG GACCCCAACTCCAACCGCATTGCTCAGTGGTTGAACCAGTCAACAGTGAGTGGAATTCTGGACCTGTCCCACCCCATGTCCGCAGAGGCAAAGCAAGGAAGTTACATCATCACTGCATGGAATGAGAAGGGAGAACAAACCTCCCAAAACTTTGACATCAAAGAATATG TGTTGCCCAAATATGAGGTGAAAGTCCATCTTCCCCAAATAATAACTATTCTGGACAATCAAGCAACACTGAGAGTTTGTGGGAA ATACACTTATGGAAAACCAGTGCTGGGGTCTGTCACGATGAAAGTTTGTAGAAATGCCATTCGACATCACTGGTTATATGGTTCTAGAAATATCTGCGAGTTGTATATTATGAAA ACCGACAAAACTGGTTGTGCAACCCAAATTATTGACGTGACCCGATTTGCTCTAAATTATTCAAGTTTTGATGACTTTGAAGTGGATACTGAGATTGAGGAATATGGAACGG GGGTCATCCTTAAAGGTAGTGGCAAGGCAAGCTTTACCAATGTCATTGTAACTGTTTGTTTTGAGGACGTGCCCCAAGCATATAAACCAGGGTTTGCATATGAGGGGAAG ATCAAAGTGACCGGTCCAGTCTCTACTCCCATTCCCAATGAGCCTGTGTATCTCTTCCTACGAAACAGTGGCACATCTGAGAACTGGACTCTCACCACAGACAGCAAGGGCATTGCTTCTTTCTCTCTAGACACTTCTCTGTGGAGTTCTGAGTCTGTGTCTCTGTCG GCTCGTTATCAAAAGGTTAGGGAGGATTATCCGTACATGCACAGTGTGCGTAGACCAGGATATAAATCCGCTTACCATTTCGCAAGGAAATTTTATTCCAAGAGCAACAGCTTTGTGAAGATAATGCAGGGCGAAGGGAAGTTCTCCTGTGAGAAGGACGGTATTGTTCTTGCTCGCTACATCATCCAGGGGGAGGAGCTGATGAAGGGACAGAAGACCCTGAACTTTTTCTATCTG GTTATATCTAGAGGCAGCATTCAGCAGCATGGCTGTCTTCCTGTGACTGTTAATGAAGGAAGAG TAAACCAAGGGGAGCTGACGCTCTCGCTGCAGCAAATGTCTGAGCTGACCCCTTTAGCCCAGGTAGTGGTGTATACCATGCTGCCTGATGGGGAGGCAGTAGCAGACAGTCGAGACTTCCCCATTCAACTCTGCCTGAAAAACAAG GTGTCCCTGAAGTTCTCGTCCCTCCAGGAGTTGCCAGGGGAGAAGACCTTTCTGAGCCTCCAGGCCCACCCAGGGTCTCTTTGTTCTCTCAGGGCCATCGACCAGAGTGTGCTGCTGCTGCAGCCTGAACAGGAGCTCAGCTTAGACTCT GTGTTCAGTCAGCTGCCCGTTCAGAAGTTGTCTGGCTATTCATACAAAGTGGAAGACTTTGACCCCTACCCATGCCTACCTGAAGTGGAGATAGAGATGCCCCCTCCACCTGTACCTCAACAGGCCGAGGATTTGGAAGCAACACCCGTACCTGATAGGAAAAAACGCTCATTCTGGTTTGGCCCCAGAGACGACAGCGACGACAAAAACAACGTTTACAGCATCTTTAAA GAAGTTGGAATCAAGATCCTGACCAACTCTGACGTGAAAAAACCTTTTGACTGTAACCTTTTGACTGCAAGATTTCTTGTGGGATCCAACG ATGAAATGAATGATCCATTGCTAGTTGCTAACATGATGCCAGAGACTTCAGCCTCTGCCGGGCCTAAGGAGACCGTCCGCACATACTTCCCTGAGACCTGGATCTGGGACCTGGTGCCTGTGGG AGATACAGGAAAGGTGGATGTTGAGAAGACTGTCCCTGACACCATCACCAAGTGGGCTGCAGGGGCGTTCTGTACTTCCTCAGTGGGTTTTGGCCTGGCTCCCAACACTGGCCTCACTGCCTTCCAACCCTTCTTTGTGAGCTTGACGCTGCCCTACTCCGTCATCCGGGGGGAGGTGTTCACACTCAAGGCCACAGTGTTCAACTACCTCTCCACGTGTATCATG GTGAAGGTGATTATAGCTGAGTCGGACCAGTTCACAGCCAGGCCATGTGAAGGCTGCCAGTACaccctgtgtctgtgtgctgaAGAGAGGAGAACCTTCAAGTGGATCCTCACCCCAACTGCTCTGG GGGAGGTGAGTGTGAAAGTGAGCGCCGAGGCATTGAAGACTGAGGAGCGCTGCGGCAACGAAGTGGCCTCGGTGCCAGAGAAAGGATGCATTGACACCATTGTTCAAACACTGCTGGTAGAG GCCGAGGGAACCCAGCAGACGGTTAGCCACAACGCCCTGCTCTGCCCTGCAG AGGGCCCAGTGGAGAAGGACATCTCTCTGAAGTTGCCTGAGGTGTTTGTGGAGGGCTCTGCCAAGGCCTCTCTCTCAGTACTAG GTGACCTGATGGGCCGGGCCATGAAGAACCTGGACAGCCTGTTGCAGATGCCCTATGGCTGTGGAGAGCAGAACATGGTGCTGTTTGCTCCCAACATCTACATCCTCAACTACCTGCAGAGCACCAGGCAGCTCACCAAGGAGATCCAGACCAGGGCCACAGGCTTCttagagaggg GCTACCATAGAGAGCTCAACTACAAGCATGATGATGGCTCCTACAGTGCCTTTGGGAAGAGTGATGAGTCTGGAAACACCTG GCTCACCTCCTTTGTGCTGAAGTCCTTTGGCGGGGCCAAGCCCTACATCTTTGTGGACCCGGCCCACATTGCCCAGGCCAAGGCCTGGTTGGCCAGTCACCAGCAGAATGATGGCTGCATCACATCAGTAGGGAAACTCTTCCATAACGGCATGAAG GGAGGGGTCGGGGATCAGGTGTCGCTCACTGCCTACATTACCGCTGCACTGCTGGAGCTGGATGGCAACACTACT GACCCCATGGTGGAGAAGAGTCTGGTGTGTCTGAAGGCAGCAGTGTCTGACCAGCTGGACAACACCTACACCACAGCCCTGATGTCCTACACATTCGCCCTGGCACAAAACCAGGATATGAGGGCCAAGCTCatcacccacctggacaagattGCTGATACCTCAG GTGGCAATCGTCACTGGGAGAGAGCAGAGGCTTCTGGGCGGAAGACAGACTCTCTGGAGGTGGAAATGACATCCTACGTGCTGCTGGCGCTGCTCTCAGGCCCCTCCATGCCAGGCTTTGGGCTGGACTACTCCACCGCCATCGTCCGCTGGCTGGCCCAGCAGCAGAACCCCTACGGAGGTTTTGCTTCCACACAG GACACAGTGGTAGCACTGCAGGCTCTGGCCAAGTACGGTGCTGCCACCTTCAGTCCAGAGGGCGCCAGTACAGTCAGTGTGAGCTCAGCCGGAGGCCTGAATATGGAGTTGACTGTGAATCAGAACAACAGGCTTCTCTATCAGGAGGAGCAGCTGAAGGAGGTCCCTGGGGACTACAACATCAAGGCACAGGGCAAaagctgtgtgtttgtgcag ATCGCCATGCACTACAATATTCCCCCTCCTCCTGATTTCTCTGCTTTTAACATCTCAGCAGAGACGCTGGGGAAATGCAACGGCACCAAGAAATCAATGATTGTGTCTGTGGATGTAAG GTACAACGGTCGGCGAGAGGAGACCAACATGGTGATCATCAATGTCAAGCTTCTCTCCGGCTTCATCCTGGACAAGTCCTCCCTCAGGCCT TTGAAAAATGACCCCACTGTCAAACGAGTTGACCTGGAGCAAGGACATGTCATCATCTACCTAGATGGG CTTATTCAGAAGGAAACTAAGACGTACAGCCTGGCCATAAAGGAGGTTGTGCCTGTGAGGAATCTGAAACCAGCTGTGGTGAAAGTGTATGACTACTACCAGACAA GTGATGAAGCTGTGAGTGAATACAGCTCCCCATGTGCAGA GTGA